In Suncus etruscus isolate mSunEtr1 chromosome 9, mSunEtr1.pri.cur, whole genome shotgun sequence, the genomic window catctgcAAGCCCCTACATTATACTACAATCTTGACCAGGCCCCTCATCACCAAGATTGGCATGGCTGCTGTGACGCGGGCTGTGGCACTCATGACTCCACTCCCCTTTTTGCTCAGACGTTTCAACTACTGCAGAGGTCCAGTGATTGCCCATTGCTACTGTGAGCACATGGCAGTGGTGAGGCTGGCTTGTGGAGACACTCGTTTCAACTTTATCTATGGCATTGCTGTAGTAATGATTATTGGAGTGTTAGATCTGTTCTTTGTCGTTTTATCATATGTTTTCATCCTTCGGGCTGTTCTGCAGCTTGCTTCACAGGAGGCCCGCTATAAGGCTTTTGGGACCTGTGTGTCTCACATAGGTGCCATATTAGCCTTTTACACACCTGCAGTAATCTCTTCAGTCCTGCACAGAGTAGCTCGTGGAGCTGCTCCCCATGTTCACATTCTCTTTGCCAATTTCTATTTGCTCTTCCCACCCATGGTTAATCCAATCATCTATGGTGTCAAGACTAAGCAGATTCGTGAGCGAGTTTTAGAACTCTTTTTGAGAAAGGATGTATAAAGGGAAAGTGAAGAATGGTAGACAACAAACTGTCAAGTTTGGAAGCTGGAGTGGATGGTTATGAAAGGAGTGGtgtagagaattttttaaatttaactcataaagactaaaaatatgaacataCAACTAGAGGATGTCTTGAAATCAAGAGTTATAATAACCTCTGAACTCAAGCTCTTCTCTTTGTCAAGAccatgattgtgtgtgtgtgtgtgtgtgttttgtttttggccacacccggtgatgctcagggattactattggtcatgcactaagaaatcgttcttggcttggcagaccatgtgggttgccaggggtgtggggtggggattgaactatggtgtcctaggctagtgcaggcaaagcatTTGCACCCTGTTCTGGCTCCTATGATTGTGTTTTTAGATAATATTACAAGAAGAAAAGTTTGGGAAGACTTTGATGCAAAAGTGTTTTTAGAAAGGATTCTCTGAGAAAACAGATTCTCAATGTTCTCTCAAATACCTTTGCTGACTTTATTTGAGGATGGATATTATTATTGAAGGAATGAATAGATAATAAAATGCCTATTAAATCAgatgtaaaaaattttaagttggaGTATCACATGACCTTATAGGGATATAGGCTCTGAGTAATTGAGTCTAGATTATATCAACAAATGATTTGGTAAAGTATCAGCCTACCGATATGCGTAAGAAATTAAAGGTATATTCATAAGGGAATATAGTGTATGACTGAGTGATTCTTTCCTAAAAATAATCAGGTGATCCAAAGTATCATTTTAGCAGAATAACAAGAGTTTCATCAATTGGTCTTTCTTGAATAAATCTTGTCAATTGTAGGTCTCCTGTACAATTAACAAGGCAGAGGAGAACAAAATGTTTGATAATTTTTAGGTAGTCATTTCTAGCTGTGCCAGGGGTGGAATAAAGTGGTGCTGGATATAGAATATAggattcccacatgcaaagcctgaaCTCCATCCCTGaacctaaatttttaaaaagattttatgcAAAAAGAATTGCTGGAAGGCCTAGTGATGGGTTAAGATGAAGGAAGGCCAATGGGGCTTCTGGGATTCTACATAATTGATCAGTCGATCTATGAAAATGCTGGCACATTTTTCTcaacaaaatgaagaaagacGCTAGATGGTTCAGTGATAAGTAGCACAGCAATGGCCACTATGGTTTTGCTTAGATTTTAGGAAAGGCTGCTTTTATTCAGGACTGAGATATTATAACCCTATTCCAGGATAAATAGTTATGGTAACACCAACTCCTTAATGTTAGATGGCAACCTATTAGTGAACATAAGAACAAAGTACTGAAATCAAAGAGGATCATTACCCAAACTTAATTGaaagtataatttataatgtaATTTTACATCTATGCTAGGTTTTGGTTTTATGACCCATAAAACATTGTTTTCCTTTCTGATTtcactatatttaaatataaacatctAATCTGTGTAGTCTACCATttggaaatcaaaacaatgaggaaacagaaaaaacttgatccaagagcagggtgccttatctcatcacctaatgttaagatgaaatcagaagacaggccatcctttgacctgagcaaaaatcaatatcactaattacagaagatgaaCTTTGActactgtgactgggcagaacttttcctgagaccaataagaaagatcttgGCCTAGGCTTCAGTCTAGGATttgtccaaaaaccaagacctctaattacagagttctgactttgacaaccataactgagcagaacttttggagcCATAaggactctattctaggcttcaacctaggatctgtgcaaaaaacaaaatcactagTTACAGACGATTGATTATAACAAACATGatggaacagatcttctagagccataatgaaagactagactttgtcctatgacccatTGAAATACCAGATCTTTAGTTACAGAGTACTGATTTTATCAACCACAACTGAGTAGAAAGTTTCCTggatcataaaaagaccttggggtttgataatgaatgtgtatgaagcctgtagttgctcccatgacagtatgcttcaagaggtgaaactctgtatctcccaggccaagtgaattccctttctaactttcccaatacttaatgtgcctatgcaagaaaacaaaaacaaaacaaaataaaaaaaacccacaaagccttgccacactggcccttccttttttcttttctttctgtagctgttattttggtgatgatttttttgttgctgctgttgtgctttttgtcattgcttgtttttctttatctgtttttcttttcttccatttttgaaTAGATATTTATGTCTCTAGACATATTCCTCccagtgtttttcttctttcttttctttttccaatagaaccacataacttgaatcatcttgttctctttcataaattgaggggaaaaatggatgttATTCAGAGCAACCAGTTATATGaagattgagtggaaataaaaaatgatcagacataagcaccaaacccaaagtcaataacatcAGAACCGATAtacaatctataacaagctatacacaaaggagacctgttacactagcaaacCATGGGAActgcatgcaaaaaagtgaactcagacctctctttaaccctgtgcacaaaaataaaataaaaatggataaaaaatctTGACATTAGATCTGAAACCAtatggtacatagaggaaaatataagcagaacattccatgacattgaatctaaggcatcttcaaagataaagataaaggaatcttcaaggccaaaaaagtgaaaataggggccagagaggtggcactagaggtcaggcatctgccttgcaagtgctagcctaggatggatcttggttcgatcccccagtgtcccatatggtcccccccaagccaggcgcaattttagtgcatagccaggagaaacccctgagcatcaaatgggtgtggtccaaaaataaaaaaatggggccggagagattgcatggaggtagggcacttgtcttgcatgcagaaggatggtggctcgaatcctggcatcccatatggtcccccatgcctggcaggggcgatttctgagcacagagctatgattAACCGGCAatgagcattgccggtgtgacccaaaaacaaacaaacaaaaaaaagtggaaataaaaataaacaaatgggaatatattaaacaaaaaaacttatgaacctcaaaggaaatggtgactagaataaaaaattgcccatagaatggaagaaactcTTCAATGATACCTATTTGATGAgtagttaatatttaagatattaaagGCACTAGTAGGtcttaacaagaaaatatatatgacttCTTCCAAATAATGGGAAGAAGATATGAatgaacatttcctcaaagaagaaatatatatggccaaaaggcacacaaaaTGACCCATATCTGTTTagaattagggagatgcaaatcaaaacattaaatgtgatatcatctcacaccacagagactggcgcacacctcaaacattaaaaacaaccaatgctggtgaagatgtgggagaaagggactctaattcactgttgatgggaatgtaaattggtccagccttaatggaaaatataaatttcctctaaaaattagaaattgtgcTCTCATATGACCCAcaatactgctcctgggaatatattcAAGGTACCCCCCCCACCAaatgcagaaaatccctctgcattcccatgttcattgcagcactgttcacaatagccagaatctggaaaaaaacaaaactcaagaacagatgagtggataaagaaacagtggtggggccgggcggtggcgctagaggtaaggtgcctgccttacctgcgctagccttggacagaccgtggttcgatcccccggcgtcccatatggtcccccaagccaggagcaactactgagcgcatagccaggagtaacccctgagcgttaccgggtgtggcccaaaaacaaaaacaaaaacaaaacaaaaaaaaagaaacagtggtacatttacacaatggaatatgatgcagttgttaggaaaaatgaggtaaaatttttcttttaaatagataGAGATATGGAGAATCTTATGCTGAGAAAAATCAGTCATCAGAAGGAGGATAGACATAGGATggttgcactcatttgtggaaaaataaaagaaaagatagtactataatagtatccagagacaatagggatgaaGGACAGAAGGATCAGTTTATCATAAGAAATAGTGAGCGAGTGtaagttaggacagagaaggggctagtatgacaataatagttggaaatgatcactctgggcaagaactgggtgctggaaggagataaagtgatatgcatactCCTTCACTACTATTGCAAATCATCATCTAAAAGCAGTGTGTgaggtgtgtatgtatgtatgtatgtatgtatgtatgtgtgtgtatgtgtttgtgtgtgtgagagagagagcgagagagcgagagagagagcgagcttTTACAGAGGTAGgcagggaaaggggaaagagcAGTGAAGAGGGCAGGGAAGAAactgaacattggtggagggaaatgtgtactggtaaagggcATTGTGCATTATATGATTGAAATCTAGTCATGAACGACTGTATTATTATTGATTGTAATAAGCAgccttgtaaatcatggtgcttaaattaagtgATAAAAAATTCCTAAAAGTTTTACACCAGTAATTCTCCTGGACCAAGATCTGTAATAAAACTTGGGATTTTGATGTGTATTGTTGCATGCTACCGACTCAGCCCCAGAAAGACCCCAacccaaggacactacctgatcctttatggctgcaaatcatttttcaaactcaacaagaccaaggtgtatgatgaaaatatgccctggatttcacccccccataagaatatctcaaaagacttaacaggaagcctatatttcctttatatgtttattatCACTATAATGATACttctagtctgtttattcccaaatagaAGTAGCCCCTTaactttttcctttaatttattttttaaaatttatttttacttatttctcctattatatatatacatatacacacacatatatatatacgttAAAGaggaggaaatatatatatatatatatatatatatatatatatatatatttcctcctctttaacttcacctgttttggttctgcttggtatgaaaacctacaagaaaaaagtcttgcctgggaaaGAAGCTTAGGTCAAATCCAGTGCACAGACATTGTGTAGTAGTCTGACATTCTTAcccacaaatgcaccagcaatataatatgacaccattcctttttgcaaagacatattaataaaggggaaaatttatgtatagaaacaagatattatctactatggataagaaaccatacattttataatataggggcgcctcccaccctgaacacgtgtcatatggacccaacttagactccatgaaaTCAAGCAGTGACCTTCCAATCCCGAgacctagatctcagacatagatctgacacagttccctgcaactgTACCAGGAACCAATCTCCCCCCTGGGAAATTCATAATACTGCTTTAGCttgacaaagaggaaacagcaataacctgatctaagagcaggttgtcctaatggtaagatgaaaccagaagacacatcACCCTttgttctgtgcaaaaaccaagatcaccaactacagaagactgattttgataGCCAAGACTGGGAAATACTTACCCTAGGACCAACAAAACACCCtaacctaggctttggcctaggatctgtagaaaaactaagatctccaatcccagaggtctgactttgacaactgcgacagaacagaacttctggaaacataatgaggaaaaaaaaaaaaaacaaaaaaaaaaacaacaactctgTCCCAGGCTaagtcctaggatctgtgcaaaaaccaaaaccaccatttataaaaggctgattacaacaatagtgatggaacagaacttctagaactgtaaagaaagactatcctaggattcgtcctatgacctgtatatataccaagatctctagttagagagatctgattctatcatccacaacagagcggaaagttgcctggcaccataaaaagactttagGGTGTTAAAAGGAGGGTGTACGAAGCAGttggtcccatgacagtatgtttcaaggaagGAGAAACCCCATGTTTCTTAGGCCATCTAGATGGACTCCTTCCAattgttccttttttccttttctttttcttttttttttttcttttttggttttggccacacccgttttatgctcaggggttactcctggctatgtgctcagaaattgctcctggcttgggggaccatatgagatgccgggggattgaaccacggtccgtcctaggctagtgcttgcaagagacaccttacctctagagcctccgctctggccccttcttttcctttttatctccaacagaaccacatgcAGCTTAGTACACAAAATACACAGTTGGCTCATTAGTATGACAATGGCTTTTATAGAACACACAGCTAACTTGCCAGGATCTTGCTTAAGTGATGGTCTGATGGGAAATACTCTCCTCTGATATGCCATCATGGATCCAACTTTATTTATCACAGACCAACTTTATAGACTCTGACCACATAGCTCAGAGCTGACTCCATTGCACTGTTGAGTCACTCATGTGCTTCATTATTGAGAAGGATGTTCTGACATGAACAATGACTAAGAATTTCTACAGAATTCTCTCCTCCTTACTACTTACATTATAATTCTGGGCTGTCTTTGGCATGTTTTAACTAATTGTAATCATTCTGTTCCACACATAAATCTTTATGGAGTAATATTCGTAGTGCTTCTCTTTATTTATCCATTTGTTCCCCCTCCTCACCTGAGAAACTTTGAAATTCTAAATTGTCCAGCATGGGAATTAAAGAATTGGAAGCTTTCTAAAATTCATCTCATAGTAAAAATTGAGAATAATGTAAGTGTAATTTATTGGGAATATTCTTGGAAGAAATAACTCACCCAAAATCCCAAGTTGTTACACTAACAATccgggggcaaagaagggagatatgggatgcatgctgggaacaggggtggagggaggacaatactgttggtgggaatgcttctgattcattgtcactatgtacctaaaatattactgtgaaagatttgtaatccactttgtttacaataaaaatggaacaacaacaacaacaacagcaaactaGCCTGCAGTGtaagagagataacacagaggaatgttttctttgcatgtggccaacccatatgACTTTCTCACCACAGCCTGCCAGTGGtattttctgagtctagagccaggagtaacccctgaggaccactgggcgtggcaccccaaaacaaactcaaacaacaacaacaaaatatctgcATGGTTGGTGGGGGATTtgatctaaatttaaatttagatttaattttataattttaactaaaattggtctatgtatttttttgggggggggccacacctggtgaggctcaggggttactcctggctatgcactcagaaatcactcctggcatggggaaccatatgagatgctgggggatagaaccccagttttctaggtcagcacatgcaaggcaaatgccctaccgcttgcgccaccactctagcccttgGTCTATGCATTTAAAAGTCATGGGTATTCTCCAAGCACTCTATGTCTCACCCCAGGAAGAACCTGCCAACACTACTTCCACAGACCCACTCCTTGaggcttttttctttcatctcccCATGATTGTTGCTTGCTATGGAATTCGGCTCCCAAGATACCCTCAGTTTAAGGATACTGATGCCAACCTTGATGaaacatttctcagactccacaagacaacAGGACAAgatgaaactgtgctctgggTTCTATATCCcccaactatctcaaaagacttaaaggggatttctatatttcttttgtatgcttctgtagatgcatttccttaatagttataattctttgtGTCTATTTCCATATGTAGGGTAGCTTCCCCATCCCTGCATTGGATCTGTTTAATAGAACATTCTTGTAGAAAAGTCTAGGTTAGGTTAAATGCTCCGGTTACTATCAGGTTATAAATATttcttagcttgttattttttaatccccatatgcaccaggagtatcatgtgacattgtttcattttgcataggcacactaaaatggggaaatctttttttttttgttgttttgttttttgggccacacccggcagtgctcaggggttactcctggctatctgctcagaaatagctcctggcagtcacgggggaccatatggaacaccgggattcgaaccaaccacctttggtcctgaattggctgcttgcaaggtaaacgcccctgtgctatctctccgggcccaaaatcgggaaatcttacatatagaaagttctacctaatagggataggaacttataaattttatagtgcagggatGCCTTTCACCCCAAgcatttgtcatggagacttgTCTTAGACCTCAATGGATCAGACATCAATCATCCAACCCTGAATCTCAGATCCTGATAATAGGTACTGGTACAGATTACGACACCAGcatcaggattcaaactaccccTGAGGGAggcctaatgctgccctggcaccaacctgctcTAGGGTAGGCCCATAAGACATCCTGATGATgatgaaacagcaacaactttatctaagggcaggttgccctactccACTACAAAATGGTGAGATGAAGTCAGAAGACGCTCTGCCCTAGGATATGTACAAGAACCAATatctctatttacaatagactgTCTACAACAACcacgactaagcagaacttttactgggaccacaaagaaagactttgtccTAATCTTCATCGtagaaaaaaacaagatctctaactacagaagactgactttggggACCCGaataatagtgcagtggtagagcgtttaaCTTTCATTTGACTGTCCCAGTACAGaattgggttcgatccccggtgtcccatatggtccctcaaagccaggagcgatttctgagtgcatagccaggagtaacccctgaacatcagtgggtgtggccgacgccccccccaaaaaaaacctcccCAAAAGACTGACTgtcaactgcgactgagcagaatattttctgggaccataaagagagatATTCATGAGCATATTATACTGAGATTAGTATGTCATATTAGTGGCTATACAATTCAGGGAATGGAGCTCAGTGCCTCACACATACAGAGCAGGTGTGTTAACCACTCGAATCACAGGCCTGGTtactatatgtaatttttttaatgctatttcccaaaagaaaattttatttatttatttattaatatttatttatttccctatTTTCTAAAGGAAATACTTATACTACTCTtacttaatattaaattaatatttacaagtaaataaagttttatgatCTCTTTTAACAAATAGAATAATTTACAGAATATTTAAGAATCTAAGATATCATATTTATGTGTCTGTATCACAATAATAAgcatagttatatataaatatttgtgtgtaCTGTTTTTATATCAAGttcttgatattttaatttatatatgaaataccTTGGCCACTTGAATATGTAATTAACAATAATTTGTAatgtaataaagtaataaaattactttactataatgaattaataataatgcaataaaattcatttttaaactttatatatgGCTTAGTTTTGTATTTACATTGTGAAATAATTACTACAGAATTAGTTAACATTATCACACATAATTGAAGGATATTTACCTCTGTTAAGATGAACcctgagaggggctggagagatagcatggaggtaaggcatttgccttgcatgcaaaaggatggtggttcaaatcccagcatcccatattgtcccctgagcctgccaggggagatttctgagcatagagctaggagtaacccctgagcactgccgggtgtgaccccaagacaaaaaaacataaaaaacaaacaaacaaagatgaaCCCTGAGGACAAAGCCAGAAGTATGCCCAGAACAGAACTGGGTATGACCTTACATGAAGTACCCATGACTATGCTTAGCTATCAAAATAATCCTACAAGGTTAGAATCCACAGAAGAATAAAATAGTGATTAATGACAATACATAGCCCAATTCATATATGAATTTAATGGTCAAATTATCCCACTGTAAAGTCAAACAAATGAATCAGTGAAGTCTACCAAGAAATTCAACTTGTATTAAGATGGTAGCAATGGTATTCTAGGTGGTCTTTGATAAGATATCTTCATATAATCTCCTGAGGACCTTTTGAGTAATTACTaggtgtagagctaggagtaatccctgagtatcacctggtgtggcccccaaacaaagcaaaacaaatctgCATATGCCTAAGAAGGGAATTAATCAGACTAATTGGTcataatatttttactgaaaataGAACTTTAGGACTGATACTTATCTGATACTATAGAAGTATAGGAAGAGAGTATtaaagacttagaaaagttaagactggaataaagaaatgaaagagtcaGGGT contains:
- the LOC126018239 gene encoding olfactory receptor 52K1-like, translated to MLASNTTSMHPAVFLLMGIPGLEHLHIWISIPFCFAYCLALLGNCTLVFIIMMDAALHEPMYLFLAMLSTIDLVLSSSTLPKMLAIFWFRYREIHFYACLVQMFFLHSFSIMESAVLLAMAFDRYVAICKPLHYTTILTRPLITKIGMAAVTRAVALMTPLPFLLRRFNYCRGPVIAHCYCEHMAVVRLACGDTRFNFIYGIAVVMIIGVLDLFFVVLSYVFILRAVLQLASQEARYKAFGTCVSHIGAILAFYTPAVISSVLHRVARGAAPHVHILFANFYLLFPPMVNPIIYGVKTKQIRERVLELFLRKDV